In Devosia sp. 1566, a single genomic region encodes these proteins:
- a CDS encoding LysR family transcriptional regulator codes for MDRDTWGDMAVLAAIVEAGGFSRAAPVLGVSASALSHRVKALESRLGVRLLNRTTRSVAPTEAGERLLARLRPAIAEIDLAIADLDADRGRPSGRVRVTTHRSAAFELVLPKLRRFSTDYPEIVVELVIDDGLVDIVAAGFDAGIRRAPSLEKDMVSIRLDEGDTLYVVAAPSYIAQFGTPQHPQDLTGHNCLNFRYPSARFIHRWTFERDGQTLALDAPGTFVTSDNDLLLACAREGVGVTIVLQRHVAPYLASGELVRVLEDWHYHVPPNHLYYAGRLNQPPALRAFIDAMKAP; via the coding sequence ATGGATCGTGACACCTGGGGCGACATGGCTGTTCTGGCCGCAATAGTGGAAGCGGGCGGCTTTAGCCGGGCTGCCCCTGTGCTAGGTGTTTCCGCATCCGCATTGAGCCACCGGGTCAAGGCATTGGAGAGCCGACTGGGCGTGCGCCTGCTCAATCGCACCACTCGCAGCGTTGCGCCGACCGAGGCCGGCGAACGTCTTCTCGCCCGCTTGCGGCCCGCCATCGCTGAAATCGATCTGGCCATCGCCGATCTTGACGCTGATCGCGGCCGCCCCTCCGGGCGGGTCAGGGTTACAACGCATCGCTCAGCAGCGTTTGAGCTGGTGCTGCCCAAGCTGCGCCGCTTCTCGACAGATTACCCCGAAATCGTCGTAGAGCTGGTGATTGATGATGGCTTGGTGGACATCGTGGCTGCAGGGTTCGATGCCGGCATCAGGCGAGCGCCCTCGCTGGAAAAGGACATGGTGTCCATTCGGCTTGATGAAGGTGATACGCTCTATGTGGTCGCCGCGCCGTCCTATATCGCTCAATTCGGAACGCCGCAGCACCCTCAGGATCTAACAGGGCACAACTGCCTCAACTTTCGCTACCCTTCGGCCCGCTTCATCCACCGCTGGACCTTTGAGCGCGATGGCCAGACGCTGGCATTAGACGCTCCCGGCACGTTCGTGACGAGCGACAATGATTTGCTGCTCGCCTGCGCCCGCGAAGGCGTGGGCGTCACCATCGTGCTGCAGCGACATGTTGCGCCTTATCTAGCCTCGGGAGAGCTGGTTCGGGTGCTGGAAGACTGGCACTACCACGTGCCGCCCAATCATTTGTATTATGCTGGCCGGCTCAACCAACCTCCAGCCCT
- a CDS encoding TetR/AcrR family transcriptional regulator: protein MGRHREFDPDKVLDAALGVFWDKGYEGASYADLTKAAGVERPALYSAFGNKEALFRLALARYNEHYLTFIPEALALPTARDVAAHMLFSSADLNTRYPAHTGCLNINGAVAASDDAEPIRQALIDVRAAGEIQFRERFERAVAEGDLPPNAKPAALAAFLMAVLHGMALQAKAGFSRAMLDAVAEQALSAWPAKP, encoded by the coding sequence ATGGGACGTCATCGCGAGTTTGACCCTGATAAAGTACTTGATGCGGCGCTGGGGGTGTTTTGGGACAAGGGCTATGAGGGGGCTTCGTATGCCGACCTCACCAAGGCCGCTGGCGTGGAAAGGCCGGCGCTTTACTCCGCTTTTGGCAATAAGGAAGCGCTGTTTCGCCTGGCCCTGGCGCGCTACAACGAGCACTACCTGACCTTCATTCCCGAAGCTCTCGCTCTGCCGACAGCACGGGATGTCGCTGCCCATATGCTGTTCAGCTCAGCCGACCTGAACACCCGCTATCCCGCGCATACGGGCTGTTTGAACATCAATGGGGCTGTGGCTGCATCGGATGATGCCGAGCCGATCCGACAGGCGCTGATAGATGTCCGGGCAGCAGGTGAAATCCAGTTCCGCGAGCGCTTCGAGCGGGCAGTAGCCGAGGGTGACTTGCCCCCGAACGCCAAGCCCGCGGCCCTTGCGGCTTTCCTGATGGCAGTCCTGCACGGCATGGCCTTGCAGGCCAAAGCTGGCTTTAGCCGTGCAATGCTAGACGCCGTGGCCGAGCAGGCGCTTTCGGCCTGGCCTGCGAAACCTTGA
- a CDS encoding SDR family oxidoreductase: MSNILTGKIALVTGGSRGLGAATAEALADQGADVAISYVASAGKAEALVDKLKAKGVRALAIQSDQADTAAAKPLIEKVLAHFGKLDILVNNAAIVAKGQMVDDLALDTAALDRQWQVNVMGVVATTRAAASVLSDGGRIIFIGSLNGTHALVSGVADYAGAKAAINGYAKGVARDLGGRSITVNVVQPGAMPTDMMANVFGGTVAPEAFLDLHPIRRIATLEEVSEVICFLAGPHAGYMTGGIIDVAGGLGI; the protein is encoded by the coding sequence ATGTCAAATATCTTAACAGGCAAGATTGCCCTGGTGACTGGTGGCTCGCGCGGTTTGGGTGCCGCCACAGCTGAGGCGCTGGCTGACCAAGGCGCAGATGTCGCCATCAGCTATGTTGCCTCCGCCGGGAAAGCCGAAGCACTGGTCGACAAGCTCAAGGCGAAGGGTGTGCGCGCCCTGGCGATCCAAAGTGATCAGGCTGACACCGCCGCGGCAAAACCCTTGATTGAAAAGGTCCTGGCCCATTTTGGCAAGCTCGACATCCTCGTCAACAACGCGGCGATCGTTGCCAAGGGGCAGATGGTCGACGATCTCGCCCTGGATACGGCCGCTCTCGACCGGCAGTGGCAAGTCAACGTCATGGGCGTCGTGGCGACCACGCGGGCGGCAGCGTCGGTGCTCTCCGATGGTGGCCGCATCATCTTCATCGGCTCGCTGAACGGCACCCATGCTCTGGTTTCCGGTGTTGCCGACTATGCGGGAGCCAAAGCCGCCATCAACGGCTACGCCAAGGGTGTCGCCCGGGACCTGGGTGGACGCAGCATCACGGTCAACGTCGTCCAGCCCGGCGCGATGCCCACCGACATGATGGCGAACGTCTTCGGCGGCACTGTTGCTCCCGAGGCTTTCCTGGATCTGCACCCTATCCGCCGGATCGCCACACTCGAGGAAGTGTCAGAGGTGATCTGTTTCCTGGCAGGCCCGCATGCCGGCTACATGACGGGCGGCATTATCGATGTGGCTGGCGGCCTTGGCATCTGA
- a CDS encoding NAD(P)-binding domain-containing protein — translation MTTIGIIGAGEVGTQFARAAIANGYHVVLANSRGPETLRDLVQELGPSAQAATAAQAGAAADFVVVAVPLKLINDMPVDELAGKVVLDTNNYMIWRDGHFPLVDSGEKTVHELRQEQLPTSKVVKAFTHIQAPRINSWGRPAGAPDRLALSTSSNFSEAVDLVTRLYDQFGFDTVDHSPLSQSWRSAPGQPAWKQERQTRPELMANLARARPIVRS, via the coding sequence ATGACCACGATCGGCATCATCGGTGCAGGCGAAGTCGGCACGCAATTCGCGCGCGCAGCCATCGCGAATGGCTACCACGTCGTGCTGGCCAATTCACGAGGCCCTGAAACGCTGCGCGACCTCGTTCAAGAACTGGGGCCATCAGCTCAAGCCGCAACTGCGGCACAAGCTGGAGCCGCAGCCGATTTCGTGGTCGTGGCAGTGCCGCTCAAGTTGATCAACGACATGCCCGTCGACGAACTCGCGGGCAAGGTCGTGCTCGACACCAACAACTACATGATCTGGCGTGACGGCCATTTCCCCCTCGTCGATTCCGGCGAAAAGACTGTGCACGAACTGCGCCAGGAGCAGCTTCCCACATCGAAAGTGGTCAAGGCCTTCACCCATATCCAGGCGCCCCGGATCAATAGCTGGGGTCGACCGGCCGGAGCCCCCGACCGGCTAGCGCTGTCAACTTCAAGCAATTTCTCCGAAGCCGTAGACCTCGTCACCCGGCTTTACGACCAGTTCGGTTTCGACACCGTGGACCATAGTCCGCTCAGCCAATCCTGGCGCAGCGCTCCCGGGCAACCGGCGTGGAAGCAGGAGCGCCAAACCCGGCCAGAGCTGATGGCCAATTTGGCCCGGGCACGCCCCATCGTCCGGTCCTAG
- a CDS encoding MFS transporter, with translation MTSTAYAPSLPLWGAVLAMSLGIFGIVGAELLPASLLTSMAHDLQVTEGMAGQAVTVTAGVAVLASLLVAAASGRVDRRNVLIFLTSLLVVSNLLVAVAPSLNLLLLARMMLGISLGGFWALSAATMMRLVPEKDIAKALAILFGGVSAATVFAAPLGSLLGDLWGWRAVFVAAAGLGALALLAQLVLLPSMHSEQAARLSTVFRLLRRPGLGLGMLAFLLVFTGHFGFFTYLRPFLETVTRAGPMGVTSILLIFGIGTFVGNSVSSRLIERSMFGTLATMPLLLAVLAILLATLGGNAFADAALPAIWGFAFGIIPVSWSTWVTRVAPDEAESGGGLLVATANLAITIGAAAGGWIFDHNGSRMVFFACAAVLALSFVSTLMLKARPSR, from the coding sequence ATGACATCGACCGCCTATGCGCCCTCCTTGCCGTTATGGGGAGCCGTGCTTGCTATGAGCCTTGGCATATTCGGCATCGTTGGAGCCGAGCTTCTGCCGGCAAGCCTGCTCACTTCCATGGCCCACGACCTTCAGGTCACCGAAGGCATGGCCGGCCAGGCTGTGACCGTGACTGCCGGCGTGGCCGTCCTTGCCAGCCTGCTCGTTGCCGCCGCGAGCGGTCGCGTGGATCGCCGCAATGTGCTGATTTTTCTCACCTCCCTGCTGGTCGTGTCCAATCTCCTTGTGGCCGTGGCGCCTTCGCTGAACCTGTTGCTGCTCGCCCGCATGATGCTCGGGATTTCGCTTGGCGGCTTCTGGGCATTGTCCGCGGCGACAATGATGCGGCTGGTCCCGGAGAAAGACATCGCCAAGGCATTGGCAATCCTGTTCGGGGGCGTTTCTGCGGCTACCGTGTTTGCCGCGCCGCTTGGCAGCTTGTTGGGCGATCTCTGGGGATGGCGGGCCGTTTTTGTGGCAGCGGCAGGTTTGGGCGCCCTTGCTCTCCTCGCGCAATTGGTGCTGCTGCCGTCCATGCATTCCGAGCAGGCGGCACGTTTGAGTACCGTGTTTCGCCTCTTGCGCCGGCCAGGCCTAGGCTTGGGAATGTTGGCTTTCCTGCTGGTGTTCACTGGCCATTTTGGCTTCTTCACCTATCTTCGCCCGTTTCTTGAAACGGTGACGCGGGCGGGCCCGATGGGTGTCACCTCCATACTGCTCATCTTCGGCATCGGCACCTTTGTGGGCAATTCAGTGAGCAGCCGGCTGATCGAGCGCTCGATGTTCGGGACGCTGGCAACAATGCCCCTTCTGCTTGCGGTTCTAGCCATCCTGCTGGCGACCCTTGGTGGGAACGCGTTTGCCGACGCGGCACTCCCCGCCATCTGGGGTTTCGCCTTCGGCATTATTCCGGTTTCCTGGTCGACATGGGTCACCCGCGTCGCACCCGATGAAGCGGAGTCCGGCGGCGGCTTGTTGGTGGCAACGGCCAACCTCGCAATCACCATTGGAGCGGCAGCAGGCGGCTGGATCTTCGACCACAATGGTTCGCGGATGGTATTCTTTGCCTGCGCGGCGGTTCTGGCCTTGAGCTTCGTGTCGACCCTCATGCTGAAGGCCCGCCCAAGCAGATGA
- a CDS encoding SDR family NAD(P)-dependent oxidoreductase — protein sequence MFLKTRKGITMAEKVWFLTGGSRGFGRIWTEAALKRGDKVAVTARDPASLVELTERFGDQVLPLTLDVTDSDAVIKAVHMAHDHFGRLDIVVCNAGFGMVGAVEEVSIEQARLVMDTDFFGMLAVVKAALPIMRAQGSGHILTVASTAGIMATPCGGLYNAAKFAVVGLGEALAGEVARLGINVTIIEPGPHATDFTSASSMVVAQPIDAYGPLRDELAAAYPAGGASDPRTTAAAILAVVDAPYPPLHLLLGSGRAQIDQVYASRTADWDAWSDGPH from the coding sequence ATGTTTCTGAAAACACGAAAGGGCATCACAATGGCTGAAAAAGTATGGTTTCTCACTGGCGGATCACGCGGTTTCGGTCGGATCTGGACGGAGGCGGCACTCAAGCGCGGGGACAAGGTTGCGGTCACCGCGCGCGACCCAGCCTCGCTTGTCGAACTGACGGAAAGGTTCGGCGATCAGGTGCTTCCGCTGACGCTGGACGTCACCGACTCCGATGCCGTGATCAAGGCCGTTCACATGGCCCACGATCATTTCGGCCGGCTCGACATCGTCGTGTGCAACGCGGGCTTCGGGATGGTCGGCGCGGTAGAGGAGGTCAGCATTGAACAAGCGCGCCTCGTCATGGACACCGACTTCTTTGGCATGCTGGCAGTCGTAAAAGCTGCGTTGCCGATCATGCGCGCCCAAGGGTCTGGTCACATCCTGACTGTGGCCAGCACCGCGGGCATCATGGCAACACCATGCGGCGGGCTCTATAATGCGGCCAAGTTCGCGGTCGTAGGCCTGGGTGAAGCCCTTGCCGGCGAAGTCGCGCGGCTGGGCATCAACGTCACGATCATCGAGCCAGGCCCGCACGCTACGGACTTCACGAGCGCGTCCTCGATGGTCGTTGCCCAGCCGATCGACGCCTACGGGCCCCTTCGAGACGAACTTGCGGCGGCGTATCCGGCCGGGGGCGCCAGTGATCCCCGTACAACAGCTGCCGCAATATTGGCAGTTGTGGATGCCCCCTACCCGCCCTTGCACCTGCTGCTTGGCAGCGGCCGGGCACAGATCGATCAAGTCTATGCCAGCCGGACCGCCGACTGGGATGCCTGGTCTGACGGTCCGCACTGA
- a CDS encoding class I SAM-dependent methyltransferase, translating to MTNSPIDAGAGPIGLYERMGERATQPFAIQLLDQLMPLDGLAVIDVASGTGGLAVAAAERDAWVTATDISPDMVARSAERLRSFKNARAGVMDFRSLGTAGASYDIAISHFGILAFPTWRLGLDELLRVTRRQGRVGLTMWTQEDDCSPAHLMRRVFAQLHPDRELWPAGMFPTFSQDELRESLLEAGCSTANIHVAQADWSPYSSPDVVSECDPMFRGFPGYAALSPDEGENLREALQQAFNGYADAQGIIRLPTRAFMIVAASG from the coding sequence TTGACAAACAGCCCCATCGATGCAGGCGCCGGCCCAATTGGACTTTACGAGCGTATGGGCGAGCGCGCGACGCAGCCCTTCGCGATCCAGTTGCTCGACCAGTTGATGCCGCTCGATGGCTTGGCGGTAATCGACGTTGCCTCCGGCACTGGTGGACTCGCGGTCGCTGCGGCAGAGCGCGACGCCTGGGTAACGGCGACCGATATCAGTCCGGACATGGTGGCGCGCAGCGCGGAGCGGCTCCGATCCTTCAAGAATGCCCGCGCTGGGGTCATGGATTTCAGATCGCTCGGCACAGCCGGTGCAAGCTACGATATCGCCATCTCGCATTTTGGCATTCTTGCTTTTCCGACATGGCGGCTGGGGCTGGACGAGTTGCTGCGGGTCACCCGCCGCCAGGGTCGTGTTGGGCTGACAATGTGGACGCAGGAAGACGATTGCTCACCGGCACATCTGATGCGGCGTGTGTTTGCGCAGCTTCATCCGGATCGCGAACTATGGCCGGCAGGGATGTTCCCTACCTTCTCGCAAGACGAGCTGAGGGAGAGCCTGTTGGAGGCTGGTTGCTCCACTGCCAATATTCACGTCGCTCAGGCAGACTGGAGTCCTTACTCCTCCCCCGACGTGGTCAGCGAGTGCGACCCGATGTTCCGCGGTTTTCCGGGGTATGCTGCCTTGAGCCCCGATGAGGGTGAAAACTTACGTGAGGCGTTGCAGCAGGCCTTCAATGGCTATGCCGATGCACAAGGTATCATCCGGCTGCCCACTCGCGCCTTCATGATTGTGGCAGCGAGTGGCTGA
- a CDS encoding putative quinol monooxygenase, producing MMLIVTGYMYVEPSSITEFVEDLQKLAITARQRDGNLSYDAAMDDPHAGRLLIAERWRDQAALTAHLHSSDTVAFVGRWGDAMRGEILKYDARRERGLMDE from the coding sequence ATGATGCTGATTGTTACCGGCTATATGTATGTCGAGCCCTCCTCGATTACCGAGTTTGTCGAGGATCTCCAGAAACTCGCCATCACTGCGCGGCAGCGGGACGGAAATCTGTCCTATGACGCGGCTATGGACGATCCGCATGCTGGCCGCCTCCTGATTGCCGAGCGGTGGAGAGACCAGGCCGCACTCACTGCTCATCTCCACTCTAGCGACACGGTCGCGTTCGTTGGCCGATGGGGTGACGCCATGAGAGGTGAAATTCTCAAATACGACGCCCGGCGTGAACGTGGCTTGATGGACGAGTAA
- a CDS encoding NADP-dependent oxidoreductase, whose product MSDEMKAVRLHAFGGPEVLMYEDAPRPDVQPGEVLVRVHAAGLNPPDWYLRDGYRALPPEWRPNASFPLILGTDVSGVVEAVHPDVDEFSIGDEVYAMVRFPDDLMTGSGAYAQYIGVPASHLASKPTGIDHIHAAGAPMSLLTAWQFLIELGHDEPNPFQAFRHEPVPLGGQTVLINGAGGGVGHLVVQLAKWQGARVIAVASAKNEALMRDLGVDQFIDYKTIATEEVVRNVDLVLDAVGGADMERFLHVLKPGGALFLVNPLGFSGHAEAKKLGITVSSTQVRSNGAQLAKAARLLDDGIVRVVIDSTFPLAEASRAHERAAHGSIQGKIVLSV is encoded by the coding sequence ATGAGCGACGAGATGAAGGCAGTTCGTCTGCACGCATTTGGTGGTCCAGAGGTGCTGATGTACGAAGACGCGCCCAGGCCGGATGTGCAGCCCGGCGAGGTGCTTGTTCGGGTCCACGCGGCAGGGCTTAATCCGCCCGACTGGTATCTGCGGGACGGCTATCGAGCGCTGCCGCCAGAATGGCGACCCAACGCATCCTTCCCACTGATTCTCGGCACGGATGTGTCGGGTGTCGTGGAAGCGGTTCACCCCGACGTCGATGAGTTCAGCATTGGCGACGAGGTCTACGCGATGGTTCGCTTCCCTGACGACCTAATGACGGGAAGCGGCGCCTACGCGCAGTACATCGGTGTGCCGGCATCGCATCTTGCGTCCAAACCAACCGGTATCGACCATATTCATGCGGCCGGTGCACCGATGTCGCTTTTAACGGCATGGCAGTTCCTGATCGAGCTTGGCCATGACGAGCCCAATCCGTTCCAAGCCTTCCGGCATGAGCCAGTGCCCCTTGGCGGCCAGACGGTGCTGATCAACGGCGCCGGGGGCGGTGTCGGGCACCTGGTTGTCCAACTGGCGAAATGGCAGGGCGCTCGCGTCATCGCGGTGGCATCGGCCAAGAACGAGGCGCTGATGCGAGATCTCGGCGTGGATCAGTTCATCGACTACAAGACGATCGCGACGGAGGAAGTCGTCCGAAACGTGGACCTTGTCCTCGACGCAGTAGGCGGCGCGGACATGGAGCGCTTCTTACATGTTCTGAAGCCGGGTGGCGCGCTGTTCCTGGTCAACCCGCTGGGCTTTTCTGGTCACGCGGAGGCCAAGAAGCTCGGGATTACGGTCTCATCCACGCAGGTTCGATCCAATGGCGCGCAACTGGCAAAAGCCGCCCGCCTGCTCGACGACGGCATTGTGCGTGTCGTCATCGACAGCACATTCCCGCTGGCCGAGGCATCGCGCGCACATGAGCGCGCCGCCCACGGCAGTATTCAAGGCAAGATCGTGCTGTCCGTCTGA
- a CDS encoding LysR family transcriptional regulator: protein MVEHITLDRLTGIIAFARAGSLGSYTAAARALSISPSAVSKSVQRLERHLGVSLFTRTTRSLAFTPEGRDLHERALRLLREAEEIEQTAMTARSEPSGTLRVAASLPIGLHLIAPALPAFRRLHPNLVVDLRLGDQMVDMIEEGIDVAIRIGDLADTRLLSRKLAPHRLCCFASPSYLEERGTPTHPDDLGGHDTVNLRYQSTGQAFRWPFRIGDREIEIVPNSGVLADASEAVLIMLAAGGGIGVGASFMAAPYVQRGELIPVLSRFAVERNNVTVLWPASRRANPAVRAFLTMLDATFTQRTAASSIG, encoded by the coding sequence ATGGTGGAACATATCACTCTGGACCGGCTCACTGGCATTATCGCCTTCGCGCGTGCGGGATCGCTGGGCAGCTACACGGCAGCGGCGCGCGCGCTGTCGATTTCTCCGTCGGCTGTCAGCAAGAGTGTCCAGCGGCTTGAGCGGCATCTGGGGGTGTCGCTGTTTACCCGTACGACACGCTCGCTGGCCTTCACGCCTGAAGGACGCGACCTGCATGAGCGCGCGCTGCGTCTGCTCCGCGAGGCGGAGGAGATCGAGCAGACGGCAATGACCGCCCGCTCGGAGCCATCGGGCACGTTGCGCGTGGCGGCGTCACTGCCGATCGGACTCCACCTGATCGCTCCCGCTTTACCAGCTTTCCGCCGGCTCCATCCGAACCTGGTCGTTGATCTTAGGCTGGGTGACCAGATGGTGGACATGATTGAGGAAGGGATCGACGTCGCCATACGTATCGGTGATCTGGCTGACACTCGACTTCTATCACGCAAGCTCGCGCCCCATCGGCTTTGCTGCTTCGCCTCGCCAAGCTATCTCGAGGAACGCGGCACCCCAACCCACCCCGATGACCTAGGAGGGCACGACACCGTCAATCTTCGGTATCAGAGCACGGGCCAGGCATTTCGCTGGCCATTCCGGATTGGCGATCGTGAAATCGAGATCGTGCCCAATTCCGGTGTGCTCGCCGATGCCAGCGAGGCCGTGCTCATCATGCTGGCAGCCGGTGGTGGGATAGGGGTAGGCGCCTCCTTCATGGCAGCTCCCTACGTGCAGCGCGGTGAATTGATCCCAGTGCTGTCCAGGTTCGCCGTTGAGCGAAATAACGTCACCGTGCTTTGGCCGGCAAGCCGACGCGCCAACCCCGCCGTGCGCGCCTTTCTAACCATGCTCGACGCCACTTTCACCCAGCGAACGGCGGCTTCAAGTATCGGCTGA
- a CDS encoding ester cyclase, protein MTDELLKQFYLHYIQAANARDFSAIADLISPDVTINGRSYRRDDVVDSLKSIVQAVPDFTWEVEELFVDDDRIAARLRDTGTPGQTWLGLESTGCRVDFTEFASYRIRDSRFAEMWFLMDYQAIARQLGVLP, encoded by the coding sequence ATGACAGACGAATTGTTGAAGCAATTCTATCTTCATTACATCCAAGCAGCGAACGCGCGGGATTTCAGTGCCATCGCGGATTTGATCAGCCCTGATGTCACCATAAATGGCCGATCCTACAGGCGGGATGACGTGGTGGATTCCCTCAAGAGCATAGTCCAGGCTGTGCCCGATTTCACCTGGGAGGTCGAAGAATTGTTCGTAGATGATGATCGTATCGCCGCCCGGCTTCGCGATACCGGAACCCCCGGGCAAACCTGGCTAGGCCTAGAGTCAACTGGCTGCCGCGTCGATTTCACCGAGTTCGCCAGCTACCGGATCCGAGACAGTCGCTTCGCCGAGATGTGGTTCTTAATGGACTACCAGGCCATTGCCCGCCAGCTCGGTGTGCTGCCTTGA